The following coding sequences lie in one Ictalurus punctatus breed USDA103 chromosome 16, Coco_2.0, whole genome shotgun sequence genomic window:
- the epb41l4a gene encoding band 4.1-like protein 4 isoform X4, with protein sequence MSCFCSTQEEFYCEVLLLDETKLILTSQHQGLKKSTKGSVVLDYVFSHVNLLESDYFGLRYCDRSHQTYWLDPTKTLAEHKDLIATGPPYTLYFGVKFYAEDPCKLQEEITRYQFFLQIKQDVLQGRIPCPFSVSAQMAALAIQSELGDYDPYKHMPGYVSEYRFVPDQKEDLEEAIEQVHKTLMGQAPSEAEMNYLSMAKTLEMYGVDLHPVFGEKQSEYFLGLTPVGVVVYKNKSQVGKYFWPRITKVFFKETQFELRVLGKDCNETSFFFEAPSKASCKNLWKCCVEHHTFFSGKTAMQMGKDQCVSLPRPNLEVVRTRSKTYPKRSTQPTSLNNGSRSVTKAGNSLGEGQAKASTLPPAKSPKVSKTESVSEDQPSKHMAPWDENAPQSGLYNSASERNKSPKFPNTRRRAPSGGSENEVMNSSRHRKVSSEDPSSKQHRRRSRSRGNTSSGSESENSNREHRKKRNRSRQENEMVDSGPQWEAVLRRQKEKNPNDPNHRRSRQRSRSRSPDVQAKEQLWKHIQKELVDPSGLTEDQLKEIPYKKVETQGDPIRIRHSHSPRSYRQYRRSHCSDGERSVLSEVNSRTDLVPPLPVTRTVDMTGSSTATSQKNGSKDNLSESSGQETKGSVKAAKTSHSSRMKNET encoded by the exons AAATCCACCAAGGGCTCTGTGGTGCTGGATTACGTGTTCAGCCACGTCAACCTTTTAGAAAGCGACTACTTCGGCCTGCGCTACTGCGACCGCAGCCATCAGACA tattgGTTAGATCCGACAAAAACCCTGGCAGAACATAAAGACCTTATAGCAA CCGGCCCAccatacacactgtatttcGGTGTTAAATTTTATGCCGAGGATCCCTGTAAACTACAGGAGGAAATTACAAG GTACCAGTTCTTCCTTCAGATAAAGCAGGATGTGCTGCAAGGAAGAATTCCATGTCCCTTCAGTGTCAGTGCACAGATGGCAGCTCTGGCGATCCAGT CCGAACTCGGAGATTATGACCCGTACAAGCACATGCCAGGCTACGTGTCGGAGTATCGCTTTGTTCCAGACCAGAAAGAAGACTTGGAGGAAGCAATTGAGCAGGTTCACAAAACTCTAAT GGGTCAGGCGCCTTCCGAAGCGGAGATGAATTATTTAAGCATGGCTAAAACCCTGGAGATGTATGGGGTGGACCTTCATCCTGTGTTT GGGGAAAAGCAGTCCGAGTATTTCCTGGGGCTGACACCAGTTGGAGTTGtagtttataaaaataaaagccaaGTTGGGAAGTATTTCTG GCCAAGGATTACAAAAGTATTTTTCAAAGAAACACAGTTCGAGCTGCGTGTTCTGGGGAAAGAT tgcAACGAGACATCATTCTTCTTCGAAGCTCCCAGCAAGGCGTCATGTAAAAACCTTTGGAAGTGTTGTGTGGAACACCACACCTTCTTCAG TGGGAAGACCGCCATGCAGATGGGAAAAGATCAGTGTGTCAGTTTGCCCAGGCCGAATCTGGAGGTGGTGCGCACACGCAGTAAGACTTACCCAAAGAGGAGCACTCAGCCTACAA GCTTGAACAATGGGAGCCGATCAGTCACAAAGGCAGGAAATTCCCTGGGTGAAGGCCAGGCTAAAGCCAGCACACTCCCCCCCGCCAAGAG CCCCAAAGTGTCCAAGACAGAGAGCGTTTCAGAGGATCAGCCAAGCAAGCACATGGCCCCCTGGGATGAGAACGCACCACAGAG CGGGCTGTACAACTCGGCCAGCGAGCGAAACAAATCTCCCAAATTCCCAAACACACGTAGACGTGCACCCTCAGGAGGGAGCGAGAACGAGGTCATGAACTCCTCCAGGCACAG GAAAGTGAGCAGTGAGGATCCATCCAGCAAACAGCACCGGAGAAG GTCACGTTCCCGTGGCAACACAAGCAGCGGCAGTGAGTCAGAGAATTCCAACAGAGAGCATCGTAAGAAGAGGAACCG GTCTCGGCAGGAGAACGAGATGGTCGATTCTGGACCGCAGTGGGAGGCTGTGCTTCGCAGGCAAAAGGAGAAAAACCCGAATGACCCCAACCACCGCCGCTCGCGCCAGCGATCTCGATC GAGAAGTCCAGATGTTCAAGCTAAAGAGCAGCTGTGGAAGCATATACA gaaGGAGTTGGTGGATCCATCCGGTCTGACAGAGGACCAGCTGAAGGAGATTCCATATAAGAAAGTAGA AACGCAAGGTGACCCGATACGTATCCGGCACTCTCACTCTCCCCGGAGCTACCGTCAGTACCGGCGCTCACACTGCTCCGATGGAGAGAGGTCTGTCCTCTCAGAGGTCAA ctCTCGGACTGATCTGGTGCCTCCACTTCCTGTTACGCGCACTGTAGACATGACAGGGTCCAGTACTGCCACCTCACAG AAGAATGGATCCAAAGACAACCTGTCGGAGAGCTCTGGACAGGAGACAAAAGGCAGCGTCAAGGCGGCGAAAACCTCACACAGCTCTCGGATGAAAAACGAAACGTGA
- the epb41l4a gene encoding band 4.1-like protein 4 isoform X2 — MSCFCSTQEEFYCEVLLLDETKLILTSQHQGLKKSTKGSVVLDYVFSHVNLLESDYFGLRYCDRSHQTYWLDPTKTLAEHKDLIATGPPYTLYFGVKFYAEDPCKLQEEITRYQFFLQIKQDVLQGRIPCPFSVSAQMAALAIQSELGDYDPYKHMPGYVSEYRFVPDQKEDLEEAIEQVHKTLMGQAPSEAEMNYLSMAKTLEMYGVDLHPVFGEKQSEYFLGLTPVGVVVYKNKSQVGKYFWPRITKVFFKETQFELRVLGKDCNETSFFFEAPSKASCKNLWKCCVEHHTFFRMPENEVNTLSSKLSKFSSLGSKHRYSGKTAMQMGKDQCVSLPRPNLEVVRTRSKTYPKRSTQPTSLNNGSRSVTKAGNSLGEGQAKASTLPPAKSPKVSKTESVSEDQPSKHMAPWDENAPQSGLYNSASERNKSPKFPNTRRRAPSGGSENEVMNSSRHRKVSSEDPSSKQHRRRSRSRGNTSSGSESENSNREHRKKRNRSRQENEMVDSGPQWEAVLRRQKEKNPNDPNHRRSRQRSRSRSPDVQAKEQLWKHIQKELVDPSGLTEDQLKEIPYKKVETQGDPIRIRHSHSPRSYRQYRRSHCSDGERSVLSEVNSRTDLVPPLPVTRTVDMTGSSTATSQNGSKDNLSESSGQETKGSVKAAKTSHSSRMKNET, encoded by the exons AAATCCACCAAGGGCTCTGTGGTGCTGGATTACGTGTTCAGCCACGTCAACCTTTTAGAAAGCGACTACTTCGGCCTGCGCTACTGCGACCGCAGCCATCAGACA tattgGTTAGATCCGACAAAAACCCTGGCAGAACATAAAGACCTTATAGCAA CCGGCCCAccatacacactgtatttcGGTGTTAAATTTTATGCCGAGGATCCCTGTAAACTACAGGAGGAAATTACAAG GTACCAGTTCTTCCTTCAGATAAAGCAGGATGTGCTGCAAGGAAGAATTCCATGTCCCTTCAGTGTCAGTGCACAGATGGCAGCTCTGGCGATCCAGT CCGAACTCGGAGATTATGACCCGTACAAGCACATGCCAGGCTACGTGTCGGAGTATCGCTTTGTTCCAGACCAGAAAGAAGACTTGGAGGAAGCAATTGAGCAGGTTCACAAAACTCTAAT GGGTCAGGCGCCTTCCGAAGCGGAGATGAATTATTTAAGCATGGCTAAAACCCTGGAGATGTATGGGGTGGACCTTCATCCTGTGTTT GGGGAAAAGCAGTCCGAGTATTTCCTGGGGCTGACACCAGTTGGAGTTGtagtttataaaaataaaagccaaGTTGGGAAGTATTTCTG GCCAAGGATTACAAAAGTATTTTTCAAAGAAACACAGTTCGAGCTGCGTGTTCTGGGGAAAGAT tgcAACGAGACATCATTCTTCTTCGAAGCTCCCAGCAAGGCGTCATGTAAAAACCTTTGGAAGTGTTGTGTGGAACACCACACCTTCTTCAG aaTGCCGGAAAATGAGGTCAACACACTGTCAAGCAAGCTGTCCAAATTCAGCTCTCTGGGCTCCAAACATCGTTACAG TGGGAAGACCGCCATGCAGATGGGAAAAGATCAGTGTGTCAGTTTGCCCAGGCCGAATCTGGAGGTGGTGCGCACACGCAGTAAGACTTACCCAAAGAGGAGCACTCAGCCTACAA GCTTGAACAATGGGAGCCGATCAGTCACAAAGGCAGGAAATTCCCTGGGTGAAGGCCAGGCTAAAGCCAGCACACTCCCCCCCGCCAAGAG CCCCAAAGTGTCCAAGACAGAGAGCGTTTCAGAGGATCAGCCAAGCAAGCACATGGCCCCCTGGGATGAGAACGCACCACAGAG CGGGCTGTACAACTCGGCCAGCGAGCGAAACAAATCTCCCAAATTCCCAAACACACGTAGACGTGCACCCTCAGGAGGGAGCGAGAACGAGGTCATGAACTCCTCCAGGCACAG GAAAGTGAGCAGTGAGGATCCATCCAGCAAACAGCACCGGAGAAG GTCACGTTCCCGTGGCAACACAAGCAGCGGCAGTGAGTCAGAGAATTCCAACAGAGAGCATCGTAAGAAGAGGAACCG GTCTCGGCAGGAGAACGAGATGGTCGATTCTGGACCGCAGTGGGAGGCTGTGCTTCGCAGGCAAAAGGAGAAAAACCCGAATGACCCCAACCACCGCCGCTCGCGCCAGCGATCTCGATC GAGAAGTCCAGATGTTCAAGCTAAAGAGCAGCTGTGGAAGCATATACA gaaGGAGTTGGTGGATCCATCCGGTCTGACAGAGGACCAGCTGAAGGAGATTCCATATAAGAAAGTAGA AACGCAAGGTGACCCGATACGTATCCGGCACTCTCACTCTCCCCGGAGCTACCGTCAGTACCGGCGCTCACACTGCTCCGATGGAGAGAGGTCTGTCCTCTCAGAGGTCAA ctCTCGGACTGATCTGGTGCCTCCACTTCCTGTTACGCGCACTGTAGACATGACAGGGTCCAGTACTGCCACCTCACAG AATGGATCCAAAGACAACCTGTCGGAGAGCTCTGGACAGGAGACAAAAGGCAGCGTCAAGGCGGCGAAAACCTCACACAGCTCTCGGATGAAAAACGAAACGTGA
- the epb41l4a gene encoding band 4.1-like protein 4 isoform X3, giving the protein MSCFCSTQEEFYCEVLLLDETKLILTSQHQGLKKSTKGSVVLDYVFSHVNLLESDYFGLRYCDRSHQTYWLDPTKTLAEHKDLIATGPPYTLYFGVKFYAEDPCKLQEEITRYQFFLQIKQDVLQGRIPCPFSVSAQMAALAIQSELGDYDPYKHMPGYVSEYRFVPDQKEDLEEAIEQVHKTLMGQAPSEAEMNYLSMAKTLEMYGVDLHPVFGEKQSEYFLGLTPVGVVVYKNKSQVGKYFWPRITKVFFKETQFELRVLGKDCNETSFFFEAPSKASCKNLWKCCVEHHTFFRMPENEVNTLSSKLSKFSSLGSKHRYSGKTAMQMGKDQCVSLPRPNLEVVRTRSKTYPKRSTQPTSLNNGSRSVTKAGNSLGEGQAKASTLPPAKSPKVSKTESVSEDQPSKHMAPWDENAPQSGLYNSASERNKSPKFPNTRRRAPSGGSENEVMNSSRHRSRSRGNTSSGSESENSNREHRKKRNRSRQENEMVDSGPQWEAVLRRQKEKNPNDPNHRRSRQRSRSRSPDVQAKEQLWKHIQKELVDPSGLTEDQLKEIPYKKVETQGDPIRIRHSHSPRSYRQYRRSHCSDGERSVLSEVNSRTDLVPPLPVTRTVDMTGSSTATSQKNGSKDNLSESSGQETKGSVKAAKTSHSSRMKNET; this is encoded by the exons AAATCCACCAAGGGCTCTGTGGTGCTGGATTACGTGTTCAGCCACGTCAACCTTTTAGAAAGCGACTACTTCGGCCTGCGCTACTGCGACCGCAGCCATCAGACA tattgGTTAGATCCGACAAAAACCCTGGCAGAACATAAAGACCTTATAGCAA CCGGCCCAccatacacactgtatttcGGTGTTAAATTTTATGCCGAGGATCCCTGTAAACTACAGGAGGAAATTACAAG GTACCAGTTCTTCCTTCAGATAAAGCAGGATGTGCTGCAAGGAAGAATTCCATGTCCCTTCAGTGTCAGTGCACAGATGGCAGCTCTGGCGATCCAGT CCGAACTCGGAGATTATGACCCGTACAAGCACATGCCAGGCTACGTGTCGGAGTATCGCTTTGTTCCAGACCAGAAAGAAGACTTGGAGGAAGCAATTGAGCAGGTTCACAAAACTCTAAT GGGTCAGGCGCCTTCCGAAGCGGAGATGAATTATTTAAGCATGGCTAAAACCCTGGAGATGTATGGGGTGGACCTTCATCCTGTGTTT GGGGAAAAGCAGTCCGAGTATTTCCTGGGGCTGACACCAGTTGGAGTTGtagtttataaaaataaaagccaaGTTGGGAAGTATTTCTG GCCAAGGATTACAAAAGTATTTTTCAAAGAAACACAGTTCGAGCTGCGTGTTCTGGGGAAAGAT tgcAACGAGACATCATTCTTCTTCGAAGCTCCCAGCAAGGCGTCATGTAAAAACCTTTGGAAGTGTTGTGTGGAACACCACACCTTCTTCAG aaTGCCGGAAAATGAGGTCAACACACTGTCAAGCAAGCTGTCCAAATTCAGCTCTCTGGGCTCCAAACATCGTTACAG TGGGAAGACCGCCATGCAGATGGGAAAAGATCAGTGTGTCAGTTTGCCCAGGCCGAATCTGGAGGTGGTGCGCACACGCAGTAAGACTTACCCAAAGAGGAGCACTCAGCCTACAA GCTTGAACAATGGGAGCCGATCAGTCACAAAGGCAGGAAATTCCCTGGGTGAAGGCCAGGCTAAAGCCAGCACACTCCCCCCCGCCAAGAG CCCCAAAGTGTCCAAGACAGAGAGCGTTTCAGAGGATCAGCCAAGCAAGCACATGGCCCCCTGGGATGAGAACGCACCACAGAG CGGGCTGTACAACTCGGCCAGCGAGCGAAACAAATCTCCCAAATTCCCAAACACACGTAGACGTGCACCCTCAGGAGGGAGCGAGAACGAGGTCATGAACTCCTCCAGGCACAG GTCACGTTCCCGTGGCAACACAAGCAGCGGCAGTGAGTCAGAGAATTCCAACAGAGAGCATCGTAAGAAGAGGAACCG GTCTCGGCAGGAGAACGAGATGGTCGATTCTGGACCGCAGTGGGAGGCTGTGCTTCGCAGGCAAAAGGAGAAAAACCCGAATGACCCCAACCACCGCCGCTCGCGCCAGCGATCTCGATC GAGAAGTCCAGATGTTCAAGCTAAAGAGCAGCTGTGGAAGCATATACA gaaGGAGTTGGTGGATCCATCCGGTCTGACAGAGGACCAGCTGAAGGAGATTCCATATAAGAAAGTAGA AACGCAAGGTGACCCGATACGTATCCGGCACTCTCACTCTCCCCGGAGCTACCGTCAGTACCGGCGCTCACACTGCTCCGATGGAGAGAGGTCTGTCCTCTCAGAGGTCAA ctCTCGGACTGATCTGGTGCCTCCACTTCCTGTTACGCGCACTGTAGACATGACAGGGTCCAGTACTGCCACCTCACAG AAGAATGGATCCAAAGACAACCTGTCGGAGAGCTCTGGACAGGAGACAAAAGGCAGCGTCAAGGCGGCGAAAACCTCACACAGCTCTCGGATGAAAAACGAAACGTGA
- the epb41l4a gene encoding band 4.1-like protein 4 isoform X6: protein MSCFCSTQEEFYCEVLLLDETKLILTSQHQGLKKSTKGSVVLDYVFSHVNLLESDYFGLRYCDRSHQTYWLDPTKTLAEHKDLIATGPPYTLYFGVKFYAEDPCKLQEEITRYQFFLQIKQDVLQGRIPCPFSVSAQMAALAIQSELGDYDPYKHMPGYVSEYRFVPDQKEDLEEAIEQVHKTLMGQAPSEAEMNYLSMAKTLEMYGVDLHPVFGEKQSEYFLGLTPVGVVVYKNKSQVGKYFWPRITKVFFKETQFELRVLGKDCNETSFFFEAPSKASCKNLWKCCVEHHTFFRMPENEVNTLSSKLSKFSSLGSKHRYSGKTAMQMGKDQCVSLPRPNLEVVRTRSKTYPKRSTQPTSLNNGSRSVTKAGNSLGEGQAKASTLPPAKSPKVSKTESVSEDQPSKHMAPWDENAPQSGLYNSASERNKSPKFPNTRRRAPSGGSENEVMNSSRHRKVSSEDPSSKQHRRRSRSRGNTSSGSESENSNREHRKKRNRSRQENEMVDSGPQWEAVLRRQKEKNPNDPNHRRSRQRSRSRSPDVQAKEQLWKHIQKELVDPSGLTEDQLKEIPYKKVDSRTDLVPPLPVTRTVDMTGSSTATSQNGSKDNLSESSGQETKGSVKAAKTSHSSRMKNET, encoded by the exons AAATCCACCAAGGGCTCTGTGGTGCTGGATTACGTGTTCAGCCACGTCAACCTTTTAGAAAGCGACTACTTCGGCCTGCGCTACTGCGACCGCAGCCATCAGACA tattgGTTAGATCCGACAAAAACCCTGGCAGAACATAAAGACCTTATAGCAA CCGGCCCAccatacacactgtatttcGGTGTTAAATTTTATGCCGAGGATCCCTGTAAACTACAGGAGGAAATTACAAG GTACCAGTTCTTCCTTCAGATAAAGCAGGATGTGCTGCAAGGAAGAATTCCATGTCCCTTCAGTGTCAGTGCACAGATGGCAGCTCTGGCGATCCAGT CCGAACTCGGAGATTATGACCCGTACAAGCACATGCCAGGCTACGTGTCGGAGTATCGCTTTGTTCCAGACCAGAAAGAAGACTTGGAGGAAGCAATTGAGCAGGTTCACAAAACTCTAAT GGGTCAGGCGCCTTCCGAAGCGGAGATGAATTATTTAAGCATGGCTAAAACCCTGGAGATGTATGGGGTGGACCTTCATCCTGTGTTT GGGGAAAAGCAGTCCGAGTATTTCCTGGGGCTGACACCAGTTGGAGTTGtagtttataaaaataaaagccaaGTTGGGAAGTATTTCTG GCCAAGGATTACAAAAGTATTTTTCAAAGAAACACAGTTCGAGCTGCGTGTTCTGGGGAAAGAT tgcAACGAGACATCATTCTTCTTCGAAGCTCCCAGCAAGGCGTCATGTAAAAACCTTTGGAAGTGTTGTGTGGAACACCACACCTTCTTCAG aaTGCCGGAAAATGAGGTCAACACACTGTCAAGCAAGCTGTCCAAATTCAGCTCTCTGGGCTCCAAACATCGTTACAG TGGGAAGACCGCCATGCAGATGGGAAAAGATCAGTGTGTCAGTTTGCCCAGGCCGAATCTGGAGGTGGTGCGCACACGCAGTAAGACTTACCCAAAGAGGAGCACTCAGCCTACAA GCTTGAACAATGGGAGCCGATCAGTCACAAAGGCAGGAAATTCCCTGGGTGAAGGCCAGGCTAAAGCCAGCACACTCCCCCCCGCCAAGAG CCCCAAAGTGTCCAAGACAGAGAGCGTTTCAGAGGATCAGCCAAGCAAGCACATGGCCCCCTGGGATGAGAACGCACCACAGAG CGGGCTGTACAACTCGGCCAGCGAGCGAAACAAATCTCCCAAATTCCCAAACACACGTAGACGTGCACCCTCAGGAGGGAGCGAGAACGAGGTCATGAACTCCTCCAGGCACAG GAAAGTGAGCAGTGAGGATCCATCCAGCAAACAGCACCGGAGAAG GTCACGTTCCCGTGGCAACACAAGCAGCGGCAGTGAGTCAGAGAATTCCAACAGAGAGCATCGTAAGAAGAGGAACCG GTCTCGGCAGGAGAACGAGATGGTCGATTCTGGACCGCAGTGGGAGGCTGTGCTTCGCAGGCAAAAGGAGAAAAACCCGAATGACCCCAACCACCGCCGCTCGCGCCAGCGATCTCGATC GAGAAGTCCAGATGTTCAAGCTAAAGAGCAGCTGTGGAAGCATATACA gaaGGAGTTGGTGGATCCATCCGGTCTGACAGAGGACCAGCTGAAGGAGATTCCATATAAGAAAGTAGA ctCTCGGACTGATCTGGTGCCTCCACTTCCTGTTACGCGCACTGTAGACATGACAGGGTCCAGTACTGCCACCTCACAG AATGGATCCAAAGACAACCTGTCGGAGAGCTCTGGACAGGAGACAAAAGGCAGCGTCAAGGCGGCGAAAACCTCACACAGCTCTCGGATGAAAAACGAAACGTGA
- the epb41l4a gene encoding band 4.1-like protein 4 isoform X1, with amino-acid sequence MSCFCSTQEEFYCEVLLLDETKLILTSQHQGLKKSTKGSVVLDYVFSHVNLLESDYFGLRYCDRSHQTYWLDPTKTLAEHKDLIATGPPYTLYFGVKFYAEDPCKLQEEITRYQFFLQIKQDVLQGRIPCPFSVSAQMAALAIQSELGDYDPYKHMPGYVSEYRFVPDQKEDLEEAIEQVHKTLMGQAPSEAEMNYLSMAKTLEMYGVDLHPVFGEKQSEYFLGLTPVGVVVYKNKSQVGKYFWPRITKVFFKETQFELRVLGKDCNETSFFFEAPSKASCKNLWKCCVEHHTFFRMPENEVNTLSSKLSKFSSLGSKHRYSGKTAMQMGKDQCVSLPRPNLEVVRTRSKTYPKRSTQPTSLNNGSRSVTKAGNSLGEGQAKASTLPPAKSPKVSKTESVSEDQPSKHMAPWDENAPQSGLYNSASERNKSPKFPNTRRRAPSGGSENEVMNSSRHRKVSSEDPSSKQHRRRSRSRGNTSSGSESENSNREHRKKRNRSRQENEMVDSGPQWEAVLRRQKEKNPNDPNHRRSRQRSRSRSPDVQAKEQLWKHIQKELVDPSGLTEDQLKEIPYKKVETQGDPIRIRHSHSPRSYRQYRRSHCSDGERSVLSEVNSRTDLVPPLPVTRTVDMTGSSTATSQKNGSKDNLSESSGQETKGSVKAAKTSHSSRMKNET; translated from the exons AAATCCACCAAGGGCTCTGTGGTGCTGGATTACGTGTTCAGCCACGTCAACCTTTTAGAAAGCGACTACTTCGGCCTGCGCTACTGCGACCGCAGCCATCAGACA tattgGTTAGATCCGACAAAAACCCTGGCAGAACATAAAGACCTTATAGCAA CCGGCCCAccatacacactgtatttcGGTGTTAAATTTTATGCCGAGGATCCCTGTAAACTACAGGAGGAAATTACAAG GTACCAGTTCTTCCTTCAGATAAAGCAGGATGTGCTGCAAGGAAGAATTCCATGTCCCTTCAGTGTCAGTGCACAGATGGCAGCTCTGGCGATCCAGT CCGAACTCGGAGATTATGACCCGTACAAGCACATGCCAGGCTACGTGTCGGAGTATCGCTTTGTTCCAGACCAGAAAGAAGACTTGGAGGAAGCAATTGAGCAGGTTCACAAAACTCTAAT GGGTCAGGCGCCTTCCGAAGCGGAGATGAATTATTTAAGCATGGCTAAAACCCTGGAGATGTATGGGGTGGACCTTCATCCTGTGTTT GGGGAAAAGCAGTCCGAGTATTTCCTGGGGCTGACACCAGTTGGAGTTGtagtttataaaaataaaagccaaGTTGGGAAGTATTTCTG GCCAAGGATTACAAAAGTATTTTTCAAAGAAACACAGTTCGAGCTGCGTGTTCTGGGGAAAGAT tgcAACGAGACATCATTCTTCTTCGAAGCTCCCAGCAAGGCGTCATGTAAAAACCTTTGGAAGTGTTGTGTGGAACACCACACCTTCTTCAG aaTGCCGGAAAATGAGGTCAACACACTGTCAAGCAAGCTGTCCAAATTCAGCTCTCTGGGCTCCAAACATCGTTACAG TGGGAAGACCGCCATGCAGATGGGAAAAGATCAGTGTGTCAGTTTGCCCAGGCCGAATCTGGAGGTGGTGCGCACACGCAGTAAGACTTACCCAAAGAGGAGCACTCAGCCTACAA GCTTGAACAATGGGAGCCGATCAGTCACAAAGGCAGGAAATTCCCTGGGTGAAGGCCAGGCTAAAGCCAGCACACTCCCCCCCGCCAAGAG CCCCAAAGTGTCCAAGACAGAGAGCGTTTCAGAGGATCAGCCAAGCAAGCACATGGCCCCCTGGGATGAGAACGCACCACAGAG CGGGCTGTACAACTCGGCCAGCGAGCGAAACAAATCTCCCAAATTCCCAAACACACGTAGACGTGCACCCTCAGGAGGGAGCGAGAACGAGGTCATGAACTCCTCCAGGCACAG GAAAGTGAGCAGTGAGGATCCATCCAGCAAACAGCACCGGAGAAG GTCACGTTCCCGTGGCAACACAAGCAGCGGCAGTGAGTCAGAGAATTCCAACAGAGAGCATCGTAAGAAGAGGAACCG GTCTCGGCAGGAGAACGAGATGGTCGATTCTGGACCGCAGTGGGAGGCTGTGCTTCGCAGGCAAAAGGAGAAAAACCCGAATGACCCCAACCACCGCCGCTCGCGCCAGCGATCTCGATC GAGAAGTCCAGATGTTCAAGCTAAAGAGCAGCTGTGGAAGCATATACA gaaGGAGTTGGTGGATCCATCCGGTCTGACAGAGGACCAGCTGAAGGAGATTCCATATAAGAAAGTAGA AACGCAAGGTGACCCGATACGTATCCGGCACTCTCACTCTCCCCGGAGCTACCGTCAGTACCGGCGCTCACACTGCTCCGATGGAGAGAGGTCTGTCCTCTCAGAGGTCAA ctCTCGGACTGATCTGGTGCCTCCACTTCCTGTTACGCGCACTGTAGACATGACAGGGTCCAGTACTGCCACCTCACAG AAGAATGGATCCAAAGACAACCTGTCGGAGAGCTCTGGACAGGAGACAAAAGGCAGCGTCAAGGCGGCGAAAACCTCACACAGCTCTCGGATGAAAAACGAAACGTGA